The genome window GAAGAGATGCGTGATCGCCGCCGACGCATGCTTGACGCCTGGAGAGAGGAACTTGGTGAGCGCATCGATGCTGATGTGCCGCCCCTCGAACGCCGCCAGGGCGCCGCCGACGAAACCGGCCCAGAGGACCATATGGCGGACGATCGTATCGCCCCAGACCAATCCGGTGCCGAACACGTTCCGCAATACGACCTGCGCGAAGGCGAGCAGGACCATGGTGCCGAGGAAGATCACCAGCAGGACCGTCTCGGCCTTTGCCAGCCCACGGTCAA of Ignavibacteriota bacterium contains these proteins:
- a CDS encoding TRAP transporter small permease; translated protein: MRYVLAVDRGLAKAETVLLVIFLGTMVLLAFAQVVLRNVFGTGLVWGDTIVRHMVLWAGFVGGALAAFEGRHISIDALTKFLSPGVKHASAAITHLFGTIVCYYLAVASWTFLTAEMEAGGEFVLGLPGWTAMAIIPAGYVMIMLHFALKVVEHGWWTVHPPAERGA